Below is a window of Paenibacillus bovis DNA.
CTATAAGGATCAGCACAATAACACATACAGCTTCACACTGGACGATTACGTGACGATTCAGCGATCTGCCGATGAGAAGTGGGTGAAGGGATTCCGCGAAGAAATAGCGAATGAGGCAGGTGTTCCTTTATTGGAAGATGCAGCTGCTTTTGACGCTGCGCGTCGAACGACTATTGTAAATGCGATACAGAATGATCTGGAGCGGAGTATTAACCGGTATAATGTTACTTCCAAAAGGTACGGCACTTCGTATACATTTACCGTTCCTTATATTTCGCAGGAAGATTGGAATAATACGATCAATGATGCGGGTGTGCTGGCTTTTGTCCAAGGGATTCCGCTGGGGAGTCAGTATTATAATAATTATGCATTGGGGGGGCGAGGGTTATCAAAAAAGAAATATTTCAGGGAATACATGTAGATGGTCGGAAATACTATTTTTCTACCAAGTTATGCAAATCCGAATATAGTCCGGAAGAAATTTTTACTACAGCAAAAGAAGCTGCCCAAAAAGGATATATTCCTCTTCGTTGTGGTATTGCTAATTAACTAACTGTTGCCGATAAAAAGAATATGGGAAAATTCACGCAATTTTCCATGTGGACACAGAGCAGGTTCACAGACTACATATCCAGCAGTGAATGTAGAAACTAAATTTAGGAGGATTCACCATGCAAACCAATTTGATCAAAAAAACAGTTCTGGCAGTACTGGCTTCATCTTTTATTTTGAGTACGATTCCACAGATTCCTGCGAAAGCTGCTACAAGCTCCAAACAGGTAGAAGTACTTTTGAATGCACGCAAGATGGCATTTCCGGATGCAAAGCCTTTCCAGGATGAGAATAGCGCAGTGATGGTACCTATTCGTTTTGTATCCGAAAAGTTGGGTGCGAAGGTAGGGTATGAGCGAGTCGATGGCAAACAGAATATCACACTGAAAACAGATAAACACAGCGTAACGATGACCGTGGGTTCTTCAACAGCCGTTATTGACGATCAGAGCAAGACCTATGACAGTAAAATCATTGTAAAACAGCAGCGTACATATGTGCCATTGCGTTTGGTTAGTGAAGGACTGGGACAGGAAGTAAGTTGGGATCAGATTAGTAAATGGGTGTGGATTGGAAGTAAAAAACCGCCAACCGTGGAAGAGCTAGGATTGCCGAAAACTTCTATTGATCCATACAAAACATTTTTTTCTAAAAGACCAGAATTGATGACAAATGAATTTAATGAACCGTATAAATATGCTTTTAAAATTAAAACATCAAATTTTCCCTTACTAATGTCCGGTTATATTTATGGGATAGATCTTTATACATTTCACGATAATAGTGCATATAATGGGTATACCTATATCCGTATAAGAACTACAAGAATATCTCCTAATTTATATTTGTTGACCAATAAAGGAGATATTCGATATCGTTTTGAAAGAGAGGAATTAGCTAAGCAAAATAATGACGGTACAGTCTATAGATACTACAGTGTCTATTCAAATAAAGATGAGTTGCTTCATAATACGAAAGACGTAAAACCTTTGTCGATTCAAGATATTAAGTATATTGGGTTTGATAGTTCATCTACAAAAGATAGTCTCTCGTTAATTTTAATGGATAATCCATGGAGAAAATAACATGATATGGCATCAACAAAGTAGGAAAAATAAGAGCTGTTGGTCATACTGCCTTCTTGTAGTCTTTATATTTAATATCGTATTTCCAATGAATTTAGGTTTCACAAAGGCTGAAGCAGCAGATGTTGCAACTCCGTTAAATTACTATAAAGATACATCTGAAAATACAACTGAAGCCAATTATAGATATTTTGTTGGAATGATGTATTATGATATGTGGTATGGATCTAGCTGGCAGCATCAATTAGCTCCCTACCGTGGCGATGAAGGATTAGCTGAGCAAGACTATCAGTTTTCTTTTCCTAATCGTACAATAAAAAGTATTGATGTAACTCTATATAAATACAATTCGCAAAATGCTATTTATTTTGAGTCATCGAGAACTGAAAAGCCAGAAGAGGGAGAATCTCTTTGGAAAATTTATTCGCCAGCAATATCAACTGATACAGAAGAGCGGAAGCTTACTTATACTAAAAATGGCATTGGAACGAGTACCGCAACAATACCTATTAAAGTGAAAATTTTGCTGAATGCAAAAGAAGCAAAGGATATTACTGATACTTGTACAACACAATGTAGCCCTACAACACAAGGTTTGCGTATTTATCTTCCAGTTCTATTCAAAATAGAACTGGATTCCAAACTAAGCGTCTACTACAAAACAAAAGACGGCAAATCCCTTAATTCCGTTTTCCCTCCCCGCGAGGAAGAAATGAAGCCAGGATCTGAATATGAATTCACCGCACCAACCAATGAGAAGTACAAATACATCGGTTATAAAAAAACAACTGATGGAACAGACCCGTCCAAACAACCCAATATACAAGAAGGCGAACCTCCAAAATTTAAATATAATGGATCATTTGAAGAATACAGAGCCTACCAATACTACGATGTAGTAGAAGGTTGTAAGCCCGGTCAAACCAGCGCGGATAACCCTGACTGTGATGATCCTGATCTTCCTTCCGAAGGAAAAGGGGATTGTACTTTTACCATATTACCTCCCACACAATCACAGGAACTCTCCAAAGCAATGATGAACCCTGAAGCATCCGGACATATTTTAGGCGACGATGCAGCGAATGGACGTCATTTTGATGCTACGCGAGGTATCCCTACCAGTGAAAATCTGTACGCAAATGCTTGGGGATATAATTACCTGTTCAGTCACAAGTTCGGAGAAATGAAGGGGAAAGTCGATTATCAATGTAAAGTAAAAGTGAAATACAGCCTCAAGTGGAAACAAAAGAATAACAAAGGCGATTGGAAAACCAAAACAGCTAGTTCCACCAAAACCTATAATTTTGGCTTTACTCGCGATTACTCCTATTGGCAGATCAATCAATTAGCTGCCTATGGAATCCAACAAGCCAAAATGAACAACTATGCGCTTCCTAATGGAAGTGTAACGATCACTGCAGCCGGCTACACACCACCTTCAATCGAAAAAGAAGATAGTACCGATGTAAATGATCATGTGCGTCCAGATGAAACTGGCGCTATCAACTATCACCCTGGCGTTATTGATGGCGGGAAATCAGGTAAACCATCTGTACCAAATGATGAAGGTAAACTCAAAGGCATGGCCGAAAGCAAAACCGATGATCCGGAAGTTCGCAATGATGACGCCAAGTTTACTTTTAAAAGTAAAGAAACCGAGATCATGAATGGAGATTGGACCAGAAAGACAACTGTTAAGCCCAAAGAAATTCCGGCACCTACTAAGATTCGCTCGTATAAAGATTCTACGGAACGGATCTTGTTTAAAGGCTCTCAGCTGATCAGTCTCAAACTGACCAATAAAGCAAATACGCCAGCAACCGGTACTATTTTCTATACGATGGTTGATGAAAATGTAAATGGGGATGGAGATCATAATTATCCGATTACAGCCATTAACAATGTGACTGTCTATACACCTGTTGTAAACTATTCATCCATATCAGATGATAAGATACATAATCAAAAAACAGTTCCAGATGTAAAAAGGATGGCTTTGATTTTGGATCGTCCGTTTACTGTCCGCATTCCTACCAGTGGACAGCATCAAAATGAATCTGCGTATCCCGGATATGGAAAAAGAGATTTTGCCAAGTATTTCAGAATCAAGCAGGTTCTTTTCCCGTTTGATGTGTATGCCAAGGACGGTCAAACGTTCTACCCCAAAAATACATGGATTGATGTGCCGGTGAATCAGCTGGATACCGTGTTCAATTTGCCAGTCTGGGTGGACGAAGGCAATTACACAGTACTGTTCCGCAATATTGCCGAGAATGCTCCCGGCAGTTTTACTGCAGAGCAGGATGCTAACTTTGACCTGAATAATCATGTGGCAAAAGATACTGTCGATGTTGAAGTCATCGGAAGAATCTATGATTTTCATGTTACAGATATAGCGGATTTTAATTGGGAAAAGGTGTTCCGAACTGCCAAGGGAAGTAGCTCTGCTACAGGCAAATCGTATTGGGTAGGACCGAATGGAATTGATGGGGAACTTCGTGGAAATAGCACTCCTTATACATTGCCGATTATGCGAGGAAGCAATCCACTGAACGGATTTAAAAATGTTGCTGTGAAAACAGGGTATCATTTTAAATTTGATGTGAAAACAAAAGGCAATATGTTTGCAGATAAGGATGCGCTCCGAATTACTCCAACTTTCTATTATCAGGATAAGGACGCATCAACCCAACCGGAGCGAGTACCCGTGGACTTGTATTATCATTCGGATAATAAAAAATTCATCAAAATAGGTTCTGTTTCGGATACAGAAAAACGCAGCATTACATTGAACCATCGTCTTCGAAATGTATCGGCTGCAGCAATCAAAAATACAGCCGCATCGATCTATGACTTGGCGGATGGCTGGACGATCAACAAAGAACAGTACATTGCCAACTTTATTAAACGTTCCAATAAGCCAACATATAGCGGCGGTTATGATATTCAAATTTTGACCTCTCCATTGCGGACTTTTATTAATACGTTTGAGCGACCTGCAAACGCATCGGCATCGGCGGCCAGAGTTAATGCCAGTATACAGCAGTGGTATGGCGAATACAGTTTGCCAGCTAATGTATATGCTGTGCCCAAAGGAACGGATTTGGCTGAATATGGGCGTTCCCATACGCTGGATGAGAAAGCACCAATTTTCTTGAAAAAGGGTTTTATAGTAGTGAATTTTGATCTGGAATCAATCGTTAATGGAGATACGAATAATCCTCATTTACAATATATCCATACCGGGTCAGGTTATAATAACCAATGGTGGGATATGGAAGGGTATGATAATACGGATGGCAATCGTGATCACATCGTTAAAGATCCTTATCATGTGAGTTATATAGTCAAAGATGGCGATGTTGTTTTTTATGATACTGACCTGTCTTCGTATAATGATTTTGCCGCTTCTGGTACTCATTAAGATTCTTGGATAAAACGAACTTGTCAGGTTCAAAGATGAAAAAGAAAGCACTGCCAAACATCTGTTGGCGGTGCTTCTTTGTTTACACGATTTTGCGAAATAGAAGAGTACAATTATTTTAGAACCAGATATGTATAGAGATTAAAGTAAGTAGACAGAC
It encodes the following:
- a CDS encoding copper amine oxidase N-terminal domain-containing protein — encoded protein: MQTNLIKKTVLAVLASSFILSTIPQIPAKAATSSKQVEVLLNARKMAFPDAKPFQDENSAVMVPIRFVSEKLGAKVGYERVDGKQNITLKTDKHSVTMTVGSSTAVIDDQSKTYDSKIIVKQQRTYVPLRLVSEGLGQEVSWDQISKWVWIGSKKPPTVEELGLPKTSIDPYKTFFSKRPELMTNEFNEPYKYAFKIKTSNFPLLMSGYIYGIDLYTFHDNSAYNGYTYIRIRTTRISPNLYLLTNKGDIRYRFEREELAKQNNDGTVYRYYSVYSNKDELLHNTKDVKPLSIQDIKYIGFDSSSTKDSLSLILMDNPWRK
- a CDS encoding DUF5704 domain-containing protein produces the protein MIWHQQSRKNKSCWSYCLLVVFIFNIVFPMNLGFTKAEAADVATPLNYYKDTSENTTEANYRYFVGMMYYDMWYGSSWQHQLAPYRGDEGLAEQDYQFSFPNRTIKSIDVTLYKYNSQNAIYFESSRTEKPEEGESLWKIYSPAISTDTEERKLTYTKNGIGTSTATIPIKVKILLNAKEAKDITDTCTTQCSPTTQGLRIYLPVLFKIELDSKLSVYYKTKDGKSLNSVFPPREEEMKPGSEYEFTAPTNEKYKYIGYKKTTDGTDPSKQPNIQEGEPPKFKYNGSFEEYRAYQYYDVVEGCKPGQTSADNPDCDDPDLPSEGKGDCTFTILPPTQSQELSKAMMNPEASGHILGDDAANGRHFDATRGIPTSENLYANAWGYNYLFSHKFGEMKGKVDYQCKVKVKYSLKWKQKNNKGDWKTKTASSTKTYNFGFTRDYSYWQINQLAAYGIQQAKMNNYALPNGSVTITAAGYTPPSIEKEDSTDVNDHVRPDETGAINYHPGVIDGGKSGKPSVPNDEGKLKGMAESKTDDPEVRNDDAKFTFKSKETEIMNGDWTRKTTVKPKEIPAPTKIRSYKDSTERILFKGSQLISLKLTNKANTPATGTIFYTMVDENVNGDGDHNYPITAINNVTVYTPVVNYSSISDDKIHNQKTVPDVKRMALILDRPFTVRIPTSGQHQNESAYPGYGKRDFAKYFRIKQVLFPFDVYAKDGQTFYPKNTWIDVPVNQLDTVFNLPVWVDEGNYTVLFRNIAENAPGSFTAEQDANFDLNNHVAKDTVDVEVIGRIYDFHVTDIADFNWEKVFRTAKGSSSATGKSYWVGPNGIDGELRGNSTPYTLPIMRGSNPLNGFKNVAVKTGYHFKFDVKTKGNMFADKDALRITPTFYYQDKDASTQPERVPVDLYYHSDNKKFIKIGSVSDTEKRSITLNHRLRNVSAAAIKNTAASIYDLADGWTINKEQYIANFIKRSNKPTYSGGYDIQILTSPLRTFINTFERPANASASAARVNASIQQWYGEYSLPANVYAVPKGTDLAEYGRSHTLDEKAPIFLKKGFIVVNFDLESIVNGDTNNPHLQYIHTGSGYNNQWWDMEGYDNTDGNRDHIVKDPYHVSYIVKDGDVVFYDTDLSSYNDFAASGTH